One part of the Oceanispirochaeta sp. genome encodes these proteins:
- a CDS encoding Ser-Thr-rich GPI-anchored membrane family protein, with translation MGFLKLKMTAVYTLLIASSLLMNCRPFELMKAAGYEIGTIEVDLGSREIVMFESISITWETDADIESVKIDLYRGDELVQTLAEEESSGSFSGWTVPQTFATAYDYRILITSNDDPALVGESDYFTICSYFVFGGNSQDGGYSADYHGAWVDETTGKILLTGATRSTNIGNTDDLGETDILALRLNSDLTLDSSFSSSGLKRLGGTGKDYPRFIGQDSTGSIYISSTTNSDELDGQSAEQDLMTIKMMNNGDLDSSFNDDGMHIFGGDGVIGNEYAAGGFIDAQDNWYIFGSLYREYLVNVPVADAFDKGDLNTGNGIIAKYTPSGELDTTFDANGVYLRIYGTSGLGNIVRDIHVESDGDILWCGILPGTNNDPVVGKLTAGGIVDAAFGTSGRTTFGGTGYDSFTSMDVDSSGNIYAAGITNSPTIAGITTKGGYDILVAKFLSNGSLDSSFGENGVLTIGGSGDDGYYSYCYTDLTVNKDDKIYIASSSDSDDIPGTEPLGLQDCIIIRLNTDGSFDSSFDDDGKMFLGGSNLDLARSIIATENGKVYIAGTTASPDIPGITTYGYEDFFLAVFQE, from the coding sequence ATGGGGTTTCTAAAACTGAAAATGACCGCAGTATATACACTCCTGATAGCTTCCTCTCTGCTGATGAACTGCAGACCCTTCGAACTGATGAAAGCGGCAGGATATGAGATCGGGACAATTGAGGTTGATTTAGGCTCCCGGGAGATTGTCATGTTCGAATCCATAAGCATAACCTGGGAAACAGATGCGGATATTGAGTCAGTCAAAATAGATCTGTACCGGGGAGACGAACTGGTTCAGACATTGGCAGAGGAAGAGAGTTCCGGTTCCTTCTCGGGCTGGACTGTACCACAGACATTTGCGACAGCTTATGACTACCGGATTCTCATTACATCCAATGATGACCCGGCCCTTGTGGGAGAAAGTGATTATTTCACTATATGCAGTTATTTTGTATTTGGAGGCAATTCACAGGACGGTGGGTACTCAGCAGATTACCATGGGGCATGGGTGGATGAGACCACAGGAAAGATTCTTCTCACCGGAGCTACCAGATCGACCAATATCGGGAACACTGATGACTTGGGAGAAACTGATATACTCGCTTTGAGGCTGAACAGCGATTTGACCTTAGACAGCTCATTCTCTTCGAGCGGTCTTAAACGGCTCGGTGGAACAGGGAAAGATTACCCCAGGTTCATCGGCCAGGACAGTACCGGGTCCATATATATATCATCCACCACGAATTCCGATGAACTGGACGGGCAAAGTGCTGAACAGGATCTCATGACTATTAAAATGATGAATAACGGTGACCTGGACAGCTCTTTTAATGATGATGGAATGCATATCTTCGGCGGAGACGGTGTTATTGGAAATGAGTATGCCGCAGGCGGTTTCATAGATGCACAGGATAACTGGTACATATTCGGCAGCCTCTATCGTGAATATCTCGTCAACGTCCCGGTGGCAGATGCCTTTGATAAAGGGGACTTAAATACAGGAAACGGCATTATTGCCAAATATACTCCATCAGGAGAGCTGGATACGACCTTTGATGCAAATGGTGTCTATTTAAGAATTTATGGCACCTCCGGTCTGGGAAACATTGTCAGAGATATTCATGTTGAATCCGACGGCGATATCCTCTGGTGCGGGATTCTGCCCGGTACCAACAACGATCCGGTGGTGGGAAAACTGACGGCCGGCGGAATAGTCGACGCCGCATTTGGAACATCCGGCAGAACCACCTTCGGCGGTACGGGGTATGATTCGTTTACATCTATGGATGTAGACAGCAGCGGCAATATCTATGCTGCTGGAATCACAAACAGCCCGACCATCGCCGGTATTACGACAAAGGGAGGTTATGATATTCTCGTTGCCAAATTCCTATCCAACGGAAGCCTGGACAGCAGCTTTGGTGAAAATGGTGTACTCACAATCGGCGGGAGCGGCGATGATGGATATTATTCATACTGCTACACAGACCTGACTGTCAACAAGGATGATAAAATTTATATAGCTTCCAGCAGTGATTCAGATGATATTCCGGGTACAGAACCTTTGGGATTGCAGGACTGTATCATTATCCGTCTCAACACCGACGGCAGTTTTGACAGCAGCTTCGATGACGACGGGAAAATGTTCCTGGGCGGGAGCAATCTCGATCTGGCCCGGTCGATCATCGCAACAGAAAACGGAAAAGTCTACATCGCAGGAACAACGGCTTCTCCCGATATCCCGGGAATCACAACCTACGGGTATGAGGACTTTTTTCTGGCTGTTTTCCAGGAGTAA
- a CDS encoding helix-turn-helix domain-containing protein yields the protein MKFTDFMDSQRDNDPGIDTRIQAEKLRVDLAVAIARRREAKGLSQNHTAQMAYLTQQQISRIENAENCNIDTYFKAMVALEMEFSDLTIQPDP from the coding sequence GTGAAATTTACAGATTTTATGGATTCTCAGCGGGACAATGATCCCGGTATAGATACTCGGATACAAGCCGAGAAGCTTAGAGTCGATTTGGCTGTAGCCATTGCCAGAAGAAGAGAAGCCAAAGGATTGTCTCAGAATCACACGGCTCAAATGGCTTATTTAACACAACAGCAAATCAGCAGAATTGAGAATGCCGAGAATTGCAATATAGATACATATTTTAAGGCTATGGTTGCCTTGGAAATGGAGTTTTCCGATTTGACAATTCAGCCCGATCCATAA
- a CDS encoding type II toxin-antitoxin system RelE/ParE family toxin translates to MRIRISNHHVRILYFFIADNRIVLTHVLHKTTDRVPVKEINKAKGIRDRY, encoded by the coding sequence TTGAGAATCCGGATCTCGAATCATCATGTCCGAATTCTATATTTTTTCATTGCTGATAATCGCATAGTTTTAACTCATGTGTTACATAAAACAACTGATCGTGTACCGGTAAAAGAGATAAATAAAGCAAAAGGGATCAGAGATCGTTATTAA